A genomic region of Cannabis sativa cultivar Pink pepper isolate KNU-18-1 chromosome 1, ASM2916894v1, whole genome shotgun sequence contains the following coding sequences:
- the LOC133030564 gene encoding uncharacterized protein LOC133030564 isoform X2 — protein sequence MQTEARVGMVVEGQRALNTVHGSVEVPQSTPPPPQSLQQSQIGTLSQLLAGGVAGALSKTCTAPLARLTILFQVQGMHSDVATLSKPSIWREASRIVGEEGFRAFWKGNLVTIAHRLPYSSVNFYAYEHYKKLLQMVPGLKNHRESMSTNLCVHFVGGGMAGITAATATYPLDLVRTRLAAQTNMIYYRGIGHALRTITSEEGILGLYKGLGATLLGVGPNIALSFSVYESLRSYWQLHRPHDSPVLVSLACGSLSGIASSTEKQGVVQALHQLSNQIDP from the exons ATGCAGACGGAGGCTAGAGTGGGGATGGTGGTTGAAGGTCAGAGAGCTTTAAATACTGTACATGGAAGCGTGGAGGTGCCGCAGTCAACGCCGCCGCCACCGCAGTCGCTTCAACAATCGCAGATCGGTACTCTATCTCAGCTTCTCGCCGGAGGCGTAGCGGGAGCACTAAGTAAAACCTGTACGGCTCCGCTTGCTAGACTTACTATTCTCTTTCAG gTGCAAGGTATGCACTCTGATGTTGCTACATTGAGCAAGCCAAGCATATGGCGTGAGGCTTCACGAATCGTTGGCGAAGAAGGATTTCGAGCTTTCTGGAAGGGAAATTTAGTTACAATAGCTCATCGTCTACCGTATTCTTCAGTTAACTTTTATGCTTATGAACACTACAAGAAG TTACTACAAATGGTTCCAGGTCTAAAAAATCATAGAGAGAGTATGAGTACGAACCTCTGTGTACATTTTGTAGGTGGTGGCATGGCAGGGATAACAGCTGCAACAGCCACATATCCATTGGATCTTGTGAGAACACGCCTTGCTGCCCAG ACAAATATGATCTATTACAGAGGTATTGGGCATGCTTTGCGAACTATTACGAGTGAGGAGGGTATTTTGGGATTATATAAAGGACTTGGGGCAACTCTCTTG GGTGTTGGCCCCAACATAGCTCTGAGCTTTTCAGTATACGAGAGTTTGAGATCTTACTGGCAGTTGCATAG gcCTCATGATTCTCCTGTCCTAGTTAGTTTGGCTTGTGGCAGCCTTTCTGGAATTGCATCATCAACAG AGAAACAAGGTGTGGTGCAGGCTCTGCACCAATTATCTAACCAGATTGACCCCTAG